Sequence from the Flexibacter flexilis DSM 6793 genome:
TATCGAGAAGCGCAAGTAGTGGTGCGCGTAAAAGGCGTGTCGGACAATTTCCAACAACAACACCGCATAGATAGCGCGATGGTGGCAGGCGAACCGCTTTTAAAACGTGGTAACATTTCTTACGCTATCGTCGGGGCGGGCATACAACAGGCTTTGGGCGTGGCGTTGCACAACCAACTGGACGTAATGCAATTTTGGTATCCCAAAAACAAAAAAAACATTGCCATCAACCCCGCCGATGCTTTCAACAAAAAAAGCATTTTGGCCAGTGGCGTTTTTCAGATTTCGAGCCAATACGACGAAAAATATGTTTTTGTGCCGCTGGAATTTGCGGAAATGCTCATGCAGCACGGCCAAAAACGCACGGCATTAGAAATTAAAACCACAGAAAACGCAGACATACAGGAAGTTAAAGAAACGATTAAACAACAACTTGGCGATAAATTCAAGGTACTGGATTCGGACGAACAACACGCCTCATTTTTGCGTGTAATGAAAATAGAAAGATTGTTTACGTTTGCCGCATTGTTATTTATTCTGGTAATTGCTTCATTTAATATTTTTGTATCGCTAAGTATGTTGGCCATCGAAAAGCGGCGCGACGTGGGCATTTTCTACGCTTTGGGCGCGGACGAAGCCTTTATTCAGCGTGTTTTTATTGCAGAAGGCGGCCTAATTGCAGGCATCGGGACGGCTGTCGGGCTGTCGGGTGGGCTTGCGCTGTGTCTGCTGCAACAACATTTTGGATTTGTGTCTATGGGCATGACCAGTGCCGTAGTGGAAGCCTATCCCGTGCAAGTGCATTGGGTGGATTTTGTGGTTACGGGTTTGTGCGTGATTTTGTTTACTATTGCGGCCACTTATAGCCCAGCCAAACGCGCGGCGCACGCAAAAATTATTTTATAACCTAACAAAATATTTTTGCAAAAAACTGATTATCTGATTTTTAATCAAATTTTATAGAACAAAGCCGTGAGGCTTTACGCGCTTTGTGAGTCGGCCACCGACACGGCAAAACGCATTATTTTAATTTAAGGTTTTTGATGAGTATATACAAAACCGCTCTTGACGAGCATATTATTTTCAAACAAATAGCCGAATGTGCCGACCGCTTGGGCGTGCAGGCTTTTGTGATTGGGGGATTCGTGCGCGACCTGATTTTGGGTCGCCCTTGCAAGGACATAGACATTGTGTGTTTGGGAAGCGGTATTGCCTTGGCTGAAGCCTTGGCCGAAGCGCTGCCCGACCGACCGAATGTTACGGTATTCAAAAATTTCGGAACAGCCATGTTGCGCTCTGGCGAATGGGAAGTGGAATTTGTGGGCGCACGCCGCGAGTCGTATCGCAGCGACTCACGCAAACCCATCGTAGAAAACGGAACGTTGGAAGACGATCAAAATCGTAGAGATTTCACTATCAACGCGTTAGCCATCGGCCTTAATGCCAAAAATTATGGTCAATTGCTCGA
This genomic interval carries:
- a CDS encoding ABC transporter permease, which gives rise to MNTALWVARRYFFSGKEKKFINILSIIAMLGVAVGTAALVIVLSAFNGLEALVRKLDQRFDPEIKVVAAQGKTFEVSPAFLKPLQQIQGVQVITEVIEDNALLRYREAQVVVRVKGVSDNFQQQHRIDSAMVAGEPLLKRGNISYAIVGAGIQQALGVALHNQLDVMQFWYPKNKKNIAINPADAFNKKSILASGVFQISSQYDEKYVFVPLEFAEMLMQHGQKRTALEIKTTENADIQEVKETIKQQLGDKFKVLDSDEQHASFLRVMKIERLFTFAALLFILVIASFNIFVSLSMLAIEKRRDVGIFYALGADEAFIQRVFIAEGGLIAGIGTAVGLSGGLALCLLQQHFGFVSMGMTSAVVEAYPVQVHWVDFVVTGLCVILFTIAATYSPAKRAAHAKIIL